Proteins from a genomic interval of Bacteroidales bacterium:
- a CDS encoding GH92 family glycosyl hydrolase: protein MCLTIISATAQKDYTKYVNSMIGTKSMGHTFPGACVPFGLVQLSPDTDTVPHNIDGKYQKEVYNYCAGYQYDDNTIVGFSHTHFNGTGHSDLGDILIMPYTGETKLNPGTKDNPESGYRSRFNHNTEKAEPGYYEVILEDYNILAQLTATQRTGIHKYTFPEDEQQKIILDLNHGIYNYDGKVLWANVRVENDTLITGYRITNGWSRVNYTYFAVSFSKKIVNYGYKDFSPSKYQGFWRKFNMNENFPEIGGKEIVCWFEFEDDKIDNLEIKLALSAVGTDGALKNLQAEASLFTFEEIKEKAHKTWNEALSVIDAKGTEDQLTMLYTSLYHTMINPSVYMDVDGYYRGIDHNIHKAEGFTNYTIFSVWDTFRAFHPLLNIVDTDRSKDILNSMLAHYSQSVHKALPVWSHMGNENWCMIGYHSASVMADAIVKNIPIDKNLALEAMINSSNLLYYDNIGDYLKFGYVPYEKNGNAASITLEYCYDDWTIYNSALKLGRIDISREYKNRALNYRKIFDHDIKFFRPKYSDGNWKKDFDVLETHGQGFIEGNSWNYSFFVPHDVIGLIGLVGGDKAFIQRLDSLFTMSLPDAYIEHTEDVTREGIMGNYVHGNEPSHHIPYLYAWTSEPWKTQFRVREIMNEMYKNSIDGLCGNDDCGQMSAWYIFSAMGFYPVCPGTDQYVFGTPYLPYMEINLPGSKKLIIKADKVGDKNRYIKSIKLNGDIIDKAFITHEQVMNGGVLEFEMTNKPNKERVFFDKNKPYSLSGAINY, encoded by the coding sequence ATGTGTCTAACAATTATTAGTGCAACAGCACAGAAAGATTACACTAAATATGTTAATTCAATGATCGGTACTAAAAGCATGGGTCATACTTTTCCCGGCGCTTGCGTTCCATTCGGCCTCGTTCAGCTTAGCCCGGATACCGATACCGTTCCCCACAATATAGATGGTAAATATCAGAAAGAAGTTTATAATTATTGTGCAGGATATCAATATGATGATAATACTATCGTCGGTTTCTCGCATACTCATTTTAATGGTACCGGACACTCGGATCTCGGTGATATCCTTATCATGCCTTATACCGGTGAAACAAAATTAAATCCAGGAACTAAAGACAATCCCGAATCCGGTTATCGCTCCAGATTTAATCATAATACAGAGAAGGCCGAACCGGGATATTACGAAGTTATTTTGGAAGATTATAATATTTTGGCACAACTTACAGCAACACAACGTACAGGAATCCACAAATACACTTTTCCGGAAGATGAACAACAAAAGATTATCCTTGATCTTAATCATGGAATTTATAATTATGACGGAAAGGTTTTATGGGCCAATGTGCGAGTTGAAAACGATACGTTAATTACAGGTTATAGAATCACAAACGGGTGGAGCAGAGTAAATTATACTTATTTTGCCGTCTCGTTTTCTAAAAAGATCGTAAACTATGGATACAAAGATTTTTCTCCTTCAAAATATCAAGGTTTTTGGAGAAAATTTAATATGAATGAAAATTTTCCGGAAATCGGAGGAAAAGAAATTGTTTGTTGGTTTGAATTTGAGGATGATAAAATTGATAATCTTGAGATTAAACTTGCTTTATCTGCTGTCGGCACAGACGGAGCTTTAAAAAACTTGCAGGCCGAGGCTTCACTTTTTACTTTTGAAGAAATTAAAGAAAAGGCTCATAAAACTTGGAATGAAGCACTTTCGGTTATTGACGCAAAAGGTACGGAAGACCAGCTTACAATGCTTTACACTTCATTGTATCATACAATGATAAATCCGTCGGTTTATATGGATGTCGACGGTTATTACAGAGGAATAGACCATAACATTCATAAGGCCGAAGGTTTTACAAATTATACGATTTTTTCTGTTTGGGATACTTTCCGTGCATTTCATCCATTATTAAATATTGTTGATACGGATCGCAGCAAAGATATTTTAAATTCGATGCTGGCACATTACTCTCAAAGTGTTCATAAAGCTTTACCTGTTTGGAGCCACATGGGCAATGAAAACTGGTGTATGATAGGCTATCACAGTGCTTCCGTTATGGCAGATGCTATTGTGAAAAATATTCCTATTGATAAAAATCTTGCCCTCGAAGCTATGATTAACAGTTCCAACCTGTTGTATTATGATAATATTGGAGATTATCTTAAGTTCGGCTACGTTCCTTATGAGAAAAACGGAAATGCCGCTTCAATAACTTTGGAATATTGTTATGATGATTGGACGATCTACAATTCGGCTTTAAAGCTCGGAAGAATTGATATTTCCAGAGAATATAAAAATCGTGCTTTGAATTATAGAAAGATATTTGATCATGACATTAAATTTTTCCGTCCGAAATATTCAGATGGAAACTGGAAAAAAGACTTTGATGTTTTGGAAACTCACGGACAGGGTTTTATCGAAGGTAATTCCTGGAATTACTCTTTCTTCGTACCGCATGATGTTATCGGTTTAATAGGATTGGTGGGCGGAGATAAGGCATTTATTCAGCGGCTTGATTCATTGTTTACAATGTCTCTTCCGGATGCTTACATCGAACATACTGAAGATGTAACCCGCGAAGGAATCATGGGAAATTATGTTCACGGAAACGAACCGAGCCATCATATTCCTTATTTGTATGCATGGACTTCCGAACCTTGGAAAACTCAATTCAGAGTCAGAGAGATAATGAATGAAATGTACAAAAACAGTATAGACGGTTTATGCGGGAATGATGATTGCGGACAAATGTCGGCTTGGTATATCTTTTCGGCGATGGGATTTTATCCCGTTTGCCCCGGAACAGATCAATATGTTTTCGGAACGCCGTATTTGCCGTATATGGAAATTAATCTTCCCGGTTCAAAAAAACTTATCATTAAAGCAGATAAAGTCGGTGATAAAAACAGATACATCAAATCTATAAAATTGAACGGAGATATTATTGATAAAGCATTTATTACTCATGAACAAGTAATGAACGGCGGTGTTCTTGAGTTTGAAATGACAAATAAACCAAATAAAGAAAGAGTTTTCTTTGATAAGAATAAGCCGTATTCTCTTTCGGGAGCGATAAATTATTGA
- a CDS encoding beta-lactamase family protein, with translation MKKARKSWIIFLSIVAVVVIVYFCLPQYARKALIHLTPNIDDLELFPTNIVSANNHEAIKFHKKYNEFDLDPVYRQDIEKLDPVAFVIFKDGKLFYEEYWENYDESSLSNIFSASKSIIGLLIGIAIDHGYIGSVNDVISQYIPEFDSKYDYITIDDMLTMSSGLNWKEGYNSLFSPTTKAYYGKDLKSLILEQEPAKRPGKEFYYSSGTTALLGLALTNATGMTVSEFASEYLWSEIGAEHDAQWSLDHENGLEKSYCCFYSNARDLARIGQLVLQNGRWEGKQIVSKSYLEKSFTPASYLRDEDGYRVDYYGYHWWLLKYKYYNIKYARGIYGQYIITIPEHDMVIVRLGNKRDDVRVGAHPKDVFLYINAATELLERQPEK, from the coding sequence ATGAAAAAAGCAAGAAAATCGTGGATTATATTTTTATCAATTGTTGCTGTTGTTGTAATAGTTTACTTTTGTTTGCCTCAATATGCTCGTAAGGCATTGATACATCTAACTCCGAATATTGATGATTTAGAACTTTTCCCTACAAATATTGTTTCTGCAAATAACCACGAAGCAATTAAATTTCATAAAAAATATAATGAATTTGATTTGGATCCGGTGTATAGACAGGATATTGAGAAACTTGATCCGGTTGCTTTTGTGATATTTAAGGACGGAAAGTTATTTTATGAAGAGTATTGGGAAAATTATGACGAAAGCTCTTTGTCGAATATTTTTTCTGCATCTAAAAGTATAATCGGATTATTGATAGGAATTGCTATAGATCACGGATATATCGGTTCGGTGAATGATGTGATTTCTCAATATATTCCCGAATTTGATAGTAAATATGATTATATTACAATTGATGACATGCTGACTATGAGTTCGGGCTTAAATTGGAAAGAAGGATATAATTCATTATTTAGTCCGACAACGAAAGCATATTACGGAAAAGATTTAAAAAGCCTGATTCTTGAACAGGAACCGGCCAAACGTCCCGGCAAAGAATTTTACTATTCCAGCGGAACTACGGCTTTATTGGGATTAGCTCTGACAAATGCAACCGGAATGACTGTTAGCGAGTTTGCTTCCGAATATCTTTGGTCGGAAATAGGTGCGGAACATGATGCACAATGGAGTTTGGATCATGAAAACGGACTGGAGAAATCTTATTGTTGTTTTTATTCTAATGCCAGAGACTTAGCAAGAATCGGGCAACTTGTGCTTCAAAACGGAAGGTGGGAAGGAAAGCAAATCGTTTCAAAATCTTATCTTGAGAAATCTTTTACTCCCGCATCGTATTTAAGAGATGAAGATGGTTATCGCGTTGATTACTACGGTTATCACTGGTGGTTGTTGAAGTATAAATATTATAATATCAAATATGCACGTGGAATTTACGGACAATATATAATAACGATTCCCGAACATGATATGGTTATTGTTCGTCTCGGAAATAAAAGAGATGATGTTAGGGTAGGAGCGCATCCGAAAGATGTATTTTTGTATATCAATGCTGCAACGGAATTACTTGAAAGACAACCGGAAAAATAA
- a CDS encoding Zn-dependent hydrolase, translating to MKLNTLLMLTLVVFVVTSCGTKKASEETLENNYQGCINIPEETFPMCEDYVNERLAIFAPFELKSDLSHLTDNERKIVNILWDVADIMDDLYWKQTIGQRDKFLNSIQDPNTKAFAKIMYGPWDRLNDNISFIDPFMEKPKGANFYPVDMTVEEFEKLNDPNKRSGYTLIRRDDNGNLKVVWYHDAYKSQLEKASELMRQAAAYADDPGLKNYLESRAEALVTSDYQPSDFAWMQMQNANIDFVVGPIENYEDALFGYKCAFESFILIKDPDWSAKLSKYSKMLPDLQKRLPVVEKYKSEMPGTDSDINVYDAIYYRGDCNAGSKTIAINLPNDEEVHKTIGSRKLQLKNSMKAKFDKIVVPISEIILDESQLQHVKFDAFFENVTFHEVGHGMGVKSLVNDPNATVRDALKEQYSAIEEAKADIMGLYLVSQLYEMGEYPEKDLTDNYVTFFTGIFRSTRFGAASAHGKANMMVFNKLEQLGAFTRNEKTGKYTVHFEKMKTAVSEILSLILILQGDGNYDGTKRLIQEEGIVKPVLQSDLDRINEASIPVDIVFTQGKHLF from the coding sequence ATGAAATTAAATACTCTATTAATGTTAACTTTAGTTGTTTTTGTTGTTACTTCTTGCGGAACCAAAAAAGCCAGTGAAGAAACCTTAGAAAACAACTATCAGGGATGTATCAATATTCCCGAAGAAACTTTTCCAATGTGCGAAGACTACGTTAATGAAAGATTGGCTATTTTTGCGCCTTTCGAACTTAAGAGCGACTTAAGTCATCTTACCGACAACGAAAGAAAAATCGTTAATATTCTCTGGGATGTAGCGGATATTATGGATGACCTTTATTGGAAACAAACGATAGGACAAAGAGATAAATTCCTGAATAGCATTCAGGATCCTAATACAAAAGCTTTTGCAAAAATAATGTATGGTCCGTGGGACAGATTGAACGATAATATTTCTTTTATTGATCCGTTTATGGAAAAACCAAAAGGAGCGAACTTTTATCCTGTTGACATGACTGTTGAGGAGTTTGAAAAACTTAACGATCCGAATAAACGTTCTGGATATACTTTGATTCGCCGTGACGATAACGGAAACTTAAAGGTCGTTTGGTATCATGATGCTTATAAATCTCAGTTGGAAAAAGCTTCCGAACTTATGCGTCAGGCGGCTGCTTATGCTGATGATCCGGGTTTGAAAAATTATTTGGAATCCCGTGCCGAAGCACTTGTTACTTCCGATTATCAACCGAGTGATTTTGCATGGATGCAAATGCAGAATGCCAATATAGATTTCGTTGTAGGTCCTATTGAAAATTATGAAGATGCTCTATTCGGTTATAAATGCGCTTTCGAATCTTTTATTTTGATTAAGGATCCCGATTGGAGTGCCAAACTCAGTAAGTACTCCAAAATGCTTCCCGATTTGCAAAAACGTCTTCCTGTTGTTGAAAAATATAAAAGCGAAATGCCGGGAACAGATTCAGATATAAATGTTTATGATGCAATTTATTATCGCGGCGATTGTAATGCCGGAAGCAAAACTATTGCTATCAACCTTCCTAATGATGAAGAAGTTCATAAAACCATAGGCTCTCGTAAATTACAATTAAAGAATTCAATGAAAGCCAAATTCGATAAAATTGTTGTTCCTATTTCAGAAATTATTTTAGATGAAAGCCAATTACAACACGTTAAATTCGATGCATTCTTTGAAAACGTAACTTTCCACGAAGTTGGTCACGGCATGGGAGTTAAATCTCTCGTTAATGATCCGAACGCAACCGTTCGCGATGCTTTAAAAGAACAATATTCTGCCATTGAAGAAGCAAAAGCCGATATTATGGGACTTTATCTTGTTTCTCAACTTTACGAAATGGGCGAATATCCAGAAAAAGATTTGACGGATAATTATGTAACCTTCTTTACTGGAATCTTCAGATCAACCCGTTTCGGTGCCGCAAGCGCTCACGGAAAAGCAAACATGATGGTATTCAATAAACTTGAACAACTCGGTGCTTTTACCAGAAATGAAAAAACCGGAAAATATACGGTTCATTTTGAAAAAATGAAGACTGCAGTATCTGAAATACTTTCTTTAATACTTATTCTTCAGGGCGATGGAAATTATGATGGAACCAAACGCTTAATCCAAGAAGAAGGTATTGTTAAACCTGTTTTACAATCCGATCTTGATAGAATCAACGAGGCAAGTATTCCGGTTGATATAGTATTTACACAAGGTAAACATTTGTTTTAA
- a CDS encoding S46 family peptidase — protein sequence MRKFLLMFSTLLISSTLILNAAPDEGMWLPIFVKDLNIDKMNEMGLKLTAEDIYSINNSSLKDAIVNFGNFCTAEVVSEQGLLFTNHHCGYSAIQQHSSIEHDYLTDGFWANSFKEELPCEGLTATFFIRMEDVTEKVLVDVTDNMTEKERSDAIRKVSKELETEASEDGKYLARVNGLFGGNEYYLFIYQVYKDVRMVGAPPSSIGKFGGDTDNWMWPRHTGDFSVFRIYADKDNQPAEYSEDNVPYIPKYVLPVSTKGVEKDDFTMIWGYPGSTDRYLPSWGVKLNLEQTNPSIDAIFDIILTNMKKGMDKSQDVNIMYASTYAQYANLWKNKKGETRGLKRLNVYDKKLKIESDLNKWINADPKRKEKYGETLTLLEDAYKDIAQSNFYKDAWIVQGAIIGSRIINNIYELSTGLKDVYGEEKKSKDEVNVLLGEIEEMLPELYFEYDQYTEELIFREVIRYLHSYFTGESAIESLKPIDEKYKGDVDAFVDDVLKNSIYASQEHFQAFLNKPNKKTVEKDPLRTLGDDLIGVMMNRRMAIAESSPKLNKGNRLFIAALREMNPDVAYYPNANFTMRLTYGSILDYYPADAVHYDYVCTLDGLMEKEDPTNEEFIVPAKLKELWKAKDYGDYADKDGKMIVCFLSDNDITGGNSGSPVINGNGEIIGIAFDGNWEAMSGDIAFEPELQRTISVDIRYVLFVIDKYAGCQRIIDELTIVK from the coding sequence ATGAGAAAATTTCTATTAATGTTCAGTACTCTTTTAATTAGTAGTACTCTAATCTTAAATGCTGCTCCTGATGAAGGAATGTGGCTGCCAATTTTTGTTAAGGACCTTAACATAGACAAAATGAATGAGATGGGTCTTAAACTCACCGCTGAAGATATTTACAGCATCAATAATTCGAGTTTAAAAGATGCTATCGTAAATTTTGGCAATTTCTGTACGGCTGAAGTTGTTTCGGAACAAGGATTGCTTTTTACAAATCATCATTGCGGATATAGTGCTATTCAGCAACACAGTTCTATTGAGCACGACTATTTGACTGATGGTTTTTGGGCGAATTCTTTTAAAGAAGAATTACCTTGCGAAGGGCTTACCGCTACTTTTTTCATTAGAATGGAAGATGTTACGGAAAAAGTTCTGGTTGATGTAACCGATAACATGACCGAAAAAGAAAGAAGCGATGCTATTCGTAAAGTTTCTAAAGAACTCGAAACCGAAGCTTCGGAAGACGGCAAGTATCTTGCAAGAGTTAACGGCCTTTTTGGCGGTAATGAATATTATTTATTTATCTATCAAGTTTACAAAGATGTTAGAATGGTTGGAGCTCCTCCTTCATCAATAGGTAAGTTTGGCGGTGATACTGATAACTGGATGTGGCCGCGCCATACCGGTGATTTTTCTGTTTTCAGAATTTATGCCGATAAAGATAATCAACCTGCAGAATATTCCGAAGATAACGTTCCTTATATTCCTAAATATGTTCTCCCTGTTTCAACAAAAGGCGTTGAAAAAGACGATTTCACAATGATTTGGGGCTATCCCGGTTCTACAGACAGATATCTTCCGTCTTGGGGTGTAAAACTTAACCTTGAGCAAACAAATCCTTCTATTGACGCTATTTTCGATATCATCCTTACAAATATGAAAAAAGGTATGGATAAAAGTCAGGATGTGAATATTATGTACGCTTCTACTTATGCTCAATATGCGAACTTGTGGAAAAACAAAAAAGGTGAAACCCGCGGACTAAAACGTTTAAATGTTTATGATAAGAAATTAAAAATTGAAAGCGATTTAAATAAATGGATAAATGCCGATCCTAAACGTAAAGAAAAATACGGTGAAACCCTTACTCTTTTAGAAGATGCTTATAAAGATATTGCTCAAAGTAATTTTTATAAAGATGCTTGGATAGTTCAAGGTGCGATAATAGGTTCAAGAATAATCAATAATATTTACGAACTTTCTACCGGACTTAAAGATGTTTACGGTGAAGAAAAGAAAAGTAAGGATGAAGTGAATGTTTTATTAGGTGAAATAGAAGAAATGCTTCCGGAATTATATTTTGAATATGATCAATATACCGAAGAACTTATTTTCAGAGAAGTTATTCGTTATTTACATTCATATTTCACCGGTGAGTCTGCTATAGAATCTTTAAAGCCGATTGATGAAAAATATAAAGGTGATGTTGACGCTTTTGTTGATGACGTTTTAAAGAATTCCATTTATGCTTCTCAAGAACATTTTCAAGCTTTCTTAAATAAACCCAATAAAAAAACTGTTGAAAAAGATCCTCTCAGAACTCTCGGAGATGATTTAATTGGAGTTATGATGAACAGAAGAATGGCCATTGCAGAAAGTAGTCCTAAATTAAATAAAGGTAATCGTTTGTTTATCGCTGCATTAAGAGAGATGAATCCCGATGTGGCTTACTATCCGAATGCTAATTTCACAATGAGATTAACTTACGGCAGTATTTTGGATTACTATCCTGCCGATGCGGTTCATTACGATTATGTTTGTACTCTTGATGGCCTTATGGAAAAAGAGGATCCTACTAATGAAGAATTTATTGTTCCTGCAAAATTGAAAGAATTATGGAAAGCAAAAGATTACGGTGATTACGCCGATAAAGACGGTAAAATGATTGTTTGTTTCTTATCTGATAATGATATTACAGGTGGAAATTCAGGAAGTCCCGTAATTAACGGAAACGGTGAAATTATAGGTATTGCATTCGACGGCAATTGGGAAGCTATGAGCGGAGATATTGCTTTTGAACCGGAGCTTCAAAGAACAATTTCTGTTGATATTCGTTACGTTCTTTTTGTAATTGATAAATACGCAGGTTGTCAAAGAATTATTGACGAGTTGACAATTGTCAAGTAA
- a CDS encoding DUF2807 domain-containing protein, with the protein MDRIFKIVLPVVILLLVYSCKDPNEETKTITGNENVKQETRHCADFSTVYVYDNFTVQIYKDDLYKLEMEGESNLLFYIEYDINKNGVLTLKVKDNYILNPTVPITIKIFTPGTPEVVLSNSSVIYYNEVTDTKCALSLRDNSKAYFTNSNIARLNITLSNQSSVESDGLIADIVDISTVTSSKIKMRTVEFNTATITSQSAGDAFFTGTCNNANLNIKNSGDIDAKDMTISNCTISIGSSGNIYAHVTNTLEGVINGSGNLYLKGNVNTDKVIIKSTGRIIPL; encoded by the coding sequence ATGGACAGAATATTTAAAATCGTTTTACCGGTAGTTATTTTACTTTTGGTATATTCTTGTAAAGATCCTAATGAAGAAACAAAGACTATTACAGGAAATGAAAATGTAAAACAAGAAACACGTCATTGTGCCGACTTCTCAACAGTTTATGTATATGATAACTTTACTGTTCAAATTTATAAAGATGATTTATATAAGCTTGAAATGGAAGGAGAATCAAACTTACTTTTTTATATTGAATACGATATTAATAAAAATGGTGTTTTAACCTTAAAAGTTAAGGATAATTATATCTTAAACCCGACAGTTCCGATAACAATTAAGATATTTACGCCGGGAACACCGGAAGTAGTTTTAAGTAACAGCAGCGTCATATATTATAATGAAGTAACTGATACTAAATGTGCACTTTCTCTTAGAGATAATTCGAAAGCATATTTCACAAACTCTAATATAGCAAGATTAAATATTACTTTATCAAATCAATCTTCTGTCGAATCCGACGGATTAATTGCCGATATTGTAGATATAAGCACCGTTACATCGAGTAAGATTAAGATGAGAACCGTTGAGTTTAATACTGCAACAATCACCTCACAGTCTGCCGGAGATGCTTTTTTTACGGGAACATGCAATAATGCCAATTTAAATATTAAAAACTCGGGAGATATAGATGCAAAAGATATGACAATTTCTAATTGCACTATTTCGATAGGAAGTTCCGGTAATATTTATGCTCATGTTACCAACACTTTGGAAGGTGTAATTAACGGTTCCGGAAATCTTTACCTCAAAGGAAACGTCAATACGGATAAAGTTATTATTAAAAGTACTGGAAGGATTATTCCGCTTTAG